One stretch of Manis pentadactyla isolate mManPen7 chromosome 10, mManPen7.hap1, whole genome shotgun sequence DNA includes these proteins:
- the UBFD1 gene encoding ubiquitin domain-containing protein UBFD1 isoform X2 codes for MAAAGAPDGMEEPGMDTESETVATEAPARPLNCVEAEALAGAAVEDSCAARGSLQPAPRQLPGDPTAQASVSNGEDAGGGAGRELVDLKIIWNKTKHDVKFPLDSTGSELKQKIHSITGLPPAMQKVMYKGLVPEDKTLREIKVTSGAKIMVVGSTINDVLAVNTPKDAAQQDAKAEENKKEPLCRQKQHRKVLDKGKPEDVMPSVKGAQERLPAVPLSGMYNKSGGKVRLTFKLEQDQLWIGTKDSWREPNMPNSPVSDQHSCVGGSTDSLRPHRPRRTSSKQETGAGLAAPGNMALLGWGNPV; via the exons ATGGCGGCGGCCGGAGCCCCGGATG GCATGGAGGAACCTGGCATGGACACGGAGTCCGAGACGGTGGCGACCGAGGCGCCCGCGCGGCCCCTCAACTGCGTGGAGGCTGAAGCCTTGGCGGGGGCGGCGGTCGAGGACTCTTGTGCGGCGCGAGGCAGCCTGCAGCCGGCCCCTCGCCAGCTCCCTGGGGACCCCACGGCCCAGGCCTCGGTCAGCAACGGCGAGGATGCGGGTGGTGGCGCGGGCAGGGAGCTGGTGGACCTCAAGATCATCTGGAACAAGACTAAGCACGATGTGAAGTTCCCCTTGGACAGCACAGGCTCCGAACTAAAACAGAAAATTCACTCGATTACAG GTCTCCCTCCTGCCATGCAGAAAGTCATGTATAAGGGACTCGTCCCTGAGGATAAGACactgagagaaataaaagtgACCAGTGGAGCGAAGATCATGGTGGTTGGCTCCACGATAAATGATGTTTTAGCAGTAAATACGCCCAAAGATGCTGCGCAGCAGGATGCAAAGGCCGAAGAGAACAAGAAGGAGCCTCTCTGCAGGCAGAAA CAACACAGAAAAGTGTTGGATAAAGGGAAACCTGAAGACGTGATGCCATCTGTTAAGGGTGCCCAG GAGCGCCTGCCAGCGGTACCCTTATCTGGCATGTACAATAAGTCGGGAGGAAAAGTGAGACTCACCTTTAAGCTAGAGCAAGACCAGCTGTGGATCGGCACTAAAG ATTCCTGGAGGGAACCGAACATGCCTAATTCACCTGTTTCTGACCAGCACT CCTGTGTAGGTGGCAGCACTGACAGCCTCAGGCCCCACAGACCTAGAAGAACAAGCTCCAAGCAGGAAACGGGAGCGGGTCTGGCTGCCCCGGGGAACATGGCCTTGCTTGGTTGGGGGAATCCGGTCTGA
- the UBFD1 gene encoding ubiquitin domain-containing protein UBFD1 isoform X3, with product MAAAGAPDGMEEPGMDTESETVATEAPARPLNCVEAEALAGAAVEDSCAARGSLQPAPRQLPGDPTAQASVSNGEDAGGGAGRELVDLKIIWNKTKHDVKFPLDSTGSELKQKIHSITGLPPAMQKVMYKGLVPEDKTLREIKVTSGAKIMVVGSTINDVLAVNTPKDAAQQDAKAEENKKEPLCRQKQHRKVLDKGKPEDVMPSVKGAQERLPAVPLSGMYNKSGGKVRLTFKLEQDQLWIGTKDSWREPNMPNSPVSDQHCRYSVFESGLRNCPWAPLKMWSVNRLKDTKTTT from the exons ATGGCGGCGGCCGGAGCCCCGGATG GCATGGAGGAACCTGGCATGGACACGGAGTCCGAGACGGTGGCGACCGAGGCGCCCGCGCGGCCCCTCAACTGCGTGGAGGCTGAAGCCTTGGCGGGGGCGGCGGTCGAGGACTCTTGTGCGGCGCGAGGCAGCCTGCAGCCGGCCCCTCGCCAGCTCCCTGGGGACCCCACGGCCCAGGCCTCGGTCAGCAACGGCGAGGATGCGGGTGGTGGCGCGGGCAGGGAGCTGGTGGACCTCAAGATCATCTGGAACAAGACTAAGCACGATGTGAAGTTCCCCTTGGACAGCACAGGCTCCGAACTAAAACAGAAAATTCACTCGATTACAG GTCTCCCTCCTGCCATGCAGAAAGTCATGTATAAGGGACTCGTCCCTGAGGATAAGACactgagagaaataaaagtgACCAGTGGAGCGAAGATCATGGTGGTTGGCTCCACGATAAATGATGTTTTAGCAGTAAATACGCCCAAAGATGCTGCGCAGCAGGATGCAAAGGCCGAAGAGAACAAGAAGGAGCCTCTCTGCAGGCAGAAA CAACACAGAAAAGTGTTGGATAAAGGGAAACCTGAAGACGTGATGCCATCTGTTAAGGGTGCCCAG GAGCGCCTGCCAGCGGTACCCTTATCTGGCATGTACAATAAGTCGGGAGGAAAAGTGAGACTCACCTTTAAGCTAGAGCAAGACCAGCTGTGGATCGGCACTAAAG ATTCCTGGAGGGAACCGAACATGCCTAATTCACCTGTTTCTGACCAGCACTGTAGGTATTCAGTGTTCGAG AGCGGACTGAGAAATTGCCCATGGGCTCCATTAAAAATGTGGTCAGTGAACCGATTGAAGGACACGAAGACTACCACATGA
- the UBFD1 gene encoding ubiquitin domain-containing protein UBFD1 isoform X4: protein MAAAGAPDGMEEPGMDTESETVATEAPARPLNCVEAEALAGAAVEDSCAARGSLQPAPRQLPGDPTAQASVSNGEDAGGGAGRELVDLKIIWNKTKHDVKFPLDSTGSELKQKIHSITGLPPAMQKVMYKGLVPEDKTLREIKVTSGAKIMVVGSTINDVLAVNTPKDAAQQDAKAEENKKEPLCRQKQHRKVLDKGKPEDVMPSVKGAQERLPAVPLSGMYNKSGGKVRLTFKLEQDQLWIGTKERTEKLPMGSIKNVVSEPIEGHEDYHMMAAPVT from the exons ATGGCGGCGGCCGGAGCCCCGGATG GCATGGAGGAACCTGGCATGGACACGGAGTCCGAGACGGTGGCGACCGAGGCGCCCGCGCGGCCCCTCAACTGCGTGGAGGCTGAAGCCTTGGCGGGGGCGGCGGTCGAGGACTCTTGTGCGGCGCGAGGCAGCCTGCAGCCGGCCCCTCGCCAGCTCCCTGGGGACCCCACGGCCCAGGCCTCGGTCAGCAACGGCGAGGATGCGGGTGGTGGCGCGGGCAGGGAGCTGGTGGACCTCAAGATCATCTGGAACAAGACTAAGCACGATGTGAAGTTCCCCTTGGACAGCACAGGCTCCGAACTAAAACAGAAAATTCACTCGATTACAG GTCTCCCTCCTGCCATGCAGAAAGTCATGTATAAGGGACTCGTCCCTGAGGATAAGACactgagagaaataaaagtgACCAGTGGAGCGAAGATCATGGTGGTTGGCTCCACGATAAATGATGTTTTAGCAGTAAATACGCCCAAAGATGCTGCGCAGCAGGATGCAAAGGCCGAAGAGAACAAGAAGGAGCCTCTCTGCAGGCAGAAA CAACACAGAAAAGTGTTGGATAAAGGGAAACCTGAAGACGTGATGCCATCTGTTAAGGGTGCCCAG GAGCGCCTGCCAGCGGTACCCTTATCTGGCATGTACAATAAGTCGGGAGGAAAAGTGAGACTCACCTTTAAGCTAGAGCAAGACCAGCTGTGGATCGGCACTAAAG AGCGGACTGAGAAATTGCCCATGGGCTCCATTAAAAATGTGGTCAGTGAACCGATTGAAGGACACGAAGACTACCACATGATG
- the UBFD1 gene encoding ubiquitin domain-containing protein UBFD1 isoform X1, with amino-acid sequence MAAAGAPDGMEEPGMDTESETVATEAPARPLNCVEAEALAGAAVEDSCAARGSLQPAPRQLPGDPTAQASVSNGEDAGGGAGRELVDLKIIWNKTKHDVKFPLDSTGSELKQKIHSITGLPPAMQKVMYKGLVPEDKTLREIKVTSGAKIMVVGSTINDVLAVNTPKDAAQQDAKAEENKKEPLCRQKQHRKVLDKGKPEDVMPSVKGAQERLPAVPLSGMYNKSGGKVRLTFKLEQDQLWIGTKERTEKLPMGSIKNVVSEPIEGHEDYHMMAFQLGPTEASYYWVYWVPTQYVDAIKDTVLGKWQYF; translated from the exons ATGGCGGCGGCCGGAGCCCCGGATG GCATGGAGGAACCTGGCATGGACACGGAGTCCGAGACGGTGGCGACCGAGGCGCCCGCGCGGCCCCTCAACTGCGTGGAGGCTGAAGCCTTGGCGGGGGCGGCGGTCGAGGACTCTTGTGCGGCGCGAGGCAGCCTGCAGCCGGCCCCTCGCCAGCTCCCTGGGGACCCCACGGCCCAGGCCTCGGTCAGCAACGGCGAGGATGCGGGTGGTGGCGCGGGCAGGGAGCTGGTGGACCTCAAGATCATCTGGAACAAGACTAAGCACGATGTGAAGTTCCCCTTGGACAGCACAGGCTCCGAACTAAAACAGAAAATTCACTCGATTACAG GTCTCCCTCCTGCCATGCAGAAAGTCATGTATAAGGGACTCGTCCCTGAGGATAAGACactgagagaaataaaagtgACCAGTGGAGCGAAGATCATGGTGGTTGGCTCCACGATAAATGATGTTTTAGCAGTAAATACGCCCAAAGATGCTGCGCAGCAGGATGCAAAGGCCGAAGAGAACAAGAAGGAGCCTCTCTGCAGGCAGAAA CAACACAGAAAAGTGTTGGATAAAGGGAAACCTGAAGACGTGATGCCATCTGTTAAGGGTGCCCAG GAGCGCCTGCCAGCGGTACCCTTATCTGGCATGTACAATAAGTCGGGAGGAAAAGTGAGACTCACCTTTAAGCTAGAGCAAGACCAGCTGTGGATCGGCACTAAAG AGCGGACTGAGAAATTGCCCATGGGCTCCATTAAAAATGTGGTCAGTGAACCGATTGAAGGACACGAAGACTACCACATGATG GCATTTCAGTTGGGCCCCACGGAAGCCTCTTACTACTGGGTGTATTGGGTTCCAACTCAATATGTGGATGCAATCAAAGACACTGTGCTGGGGAAATGGCAGTATTTTTGA